The following coding sequences lie in one Pseudorca crassidens isolate mPseCra1 chromosome 2, mPseCra1.hap1, whole genome shotgun sequence genomic window:
- the LOC137219537 gene encoding E3 ubiquitin-protein ligase MSL2-like, protein MEKPSDSSFTLCLTHSPLPSTSEPTTDPQASLSPVSESTLSIAIGSSVINGLPTYNGLSIDRFGINLPSPEHSNTINVCNTVDIKTEDLSDSLPPVCDTVATDLCSTGIDICSFSEDIKPGDSLLLSVEEVLRSLETVSNAEVCCPNLQPNLEATVPNGPFLQLSSQSLSHNVFMSTSPALHGLSCTAATPKVAKLNRKRSRSESDSEKVQPLPISTIIQGPTLGASAPVTVKRESKISLQPIATVPNGGTTPKISKTVLLSAKSMKKSHEHGSKKSHSKTKPGILKKDKTVKEKIPSHHFMPGSPTKTVYKKPQEKKGCKCGRATQNPSVLTCRGQRCPCYSNRKACLDCICRGCQNSYMANGEKKLEAFAVPEKALEQTRLTLGINVTSIAVRNASTSTSVINVTGSPVTTFLAASTHDDKSLDEVIDMRFDC, encoded by the coding sequence atggaaaaaccCTCAGATTCATCCTTTACTTTGTGTTTGACACATTCCCCTTTACCTTCGACCTCAGAACCCACAACTGATCCTCAAGCTAGTTTATCTCCAGTATCTGAAAGCACCCTCAGCATTGCTATTGGCAGTTCTGTTATCAATGGTTTGCCTACTTATAATGGGCTTTCAATAGATAGATTTGGTATAAATCTTCCTTCACCTGAACATTCAAATACAATTAATGTATGTAACACTGTTGACATAAAAACTGAGGATCTGTCTGACAGTTTGCCACCTGTCTGTGACACGGTAGCCACTGACTTATGCTCCACAGGCATTGATATTTGCAGTTTCAGTGAAGATATAAAACCTGGTGACTCTTTGTTACTGAGTGTTGAGGAAGTACTCCGCAGCTTAGAAACTGTTTCAAACGCAGAAGTCTGTTGCCCTAATTTGCAGCCCAACTTGGAAGCCACTGTACCCAATGGACCTTTTCTGCAGCTTTCTTCCCAGTCTCTCAGCCATAATGTTTTTATGTCCACCAGTCCTGCACTTCATGGGTTATCATGTACAGCAGCAACTCCGAAGGTAGCAAAATTGAATAGAAAACGATCCAGATCAGAAAGCGACAGTGAGAAAGTTCAGCCACTTCCAATTTCTACCATTATCCAAGGCCCAACATTGGGGGCATCTGCTCCTGTGACAGTGAAACGGGAGAGCAAAATTTCTCTTCAACCTATAGCAACTGTTCCCAATGGAGGCACAACACCCAAAATCAGCAAAACTGTACTTTTATCTGCTAAAAGCatgaaaaagagtcatgaacaTGGATCCAAGAAATCTCACTCTAAAACCAAGCCAGGTATtcttaaaaaagacaaaacagtaaAGGAAAAGATTCCTAGTCATCATTTTATGCCAGGAAGTCCTACCAAGACTGTGTATAAAAAGCCCCAGGAAAAGAAAGGGTGTAAATGTGGGCGTGCTACTCAAAATCCAAGTGTTCTTACATGCCGCGGCCAACGCTGCCCTTGCTACTCTAACCGCAAAGCCTGCTTAGATTGTATATGTCGTGGCTGCCAAAACTCCTATATGGCCAATGGGGAGAAGAAGCTGGAGGCATTTGCTGTGCCAGAAAAGGCCTTGGAGCAGACCAGGCTCACTTTGGGCATTAACGTGACTAGCATTGCTGTGCGCAATGCTAGTACCAGCACCAGTGTAATTAATGTCACAGGGTCCCCAGTAACAACGTTTTTAGCTGCCAGTACACATGATGATAAAAGTTTGGATGAAGTTATAGACATGAGATTCGACTGTTAA
- the LOC137211435 gene encoding signal transducer CD24-like gives MGRAMVARLGLGLLLLTLLLPTQIYSNQTTVVTPSRNSSQHTSAAPNPANATTKANDCALQSTASLLVISLSLLHLYC, from the coding sequence ATGGGCAGAGCGATGGTGGCCAGGCTCGGACTGGGGCTGCTGCTTCTGACACTGCTCTTACCTACGCAGATTTATTCAAATCAAACAACTGTTGTAACACCTTCAAGAAACTCCTCCCAGCATACCTCAGCTGCCCCCAATCCAGCGAATGCCACCACCAAGGCAAATGACTGTGCTCTGCAGTCAACAGCCAGTCTCTTGGTGATCTCGCTCTCCCTTCTACATCTCTATTGTTAA
- the LOC137219535 gene encoding T-cell surface glycoprotein CD1b-2-like isoform X3 — MLLLPLLLLAVIVPGGENEDAFQGPTSYRIIQTLTIANSTWAQCQGSGWLDDYQIHGWDNDSGKAVFLKPWSKGNFSNEELIELEDLFQAYLIGFTKELQDYVSKVQIEYPFVIQYIGGCELHSGKSIGSFLRGALGGLDFASIKNHSCAPAPEGGSRAQQFCAFASQYKGIQGIIETLLSDTCPRFLLGVLDAGKAELQRQVKPEAWLSSDPSPGPGRLLLVCHVSGFYPKPVWVMWMRGEQKQSGTRQGDTVPNADGTWYLRVTLDVTAGEETGLSCRVKHSSLGDQDIIVYWGHPTSVSLIFLAILVPSLVLLICLALRFLRRRSFQSIS; from the exons ATGCTGCTTCTGCCACTTCTATTGCTAGCAGTTATCGTCCCAGGTGGTGAAAATGAGGATG CCTTCCAGGGACCAACCTCTTACCGTATTATCCAGACTTTGACCATTGCCAACAGCACCTGGGCACAATGTCAAGGCTCAGGCTGGTTGGATGATTATCAGATTCATGGCTGGGACAATGACTCGGGCAAAGCCGTTTTCCTGAAGCCCTGGTCAAAGGGCAACTTCAGTAATGAGGAGTTGATTGAGCTGGAGGACCTATTCCAAGCCTACTTGATTGGATTCACCAAGGAACTGCAGGACTATGTCAGTAAAGTCCAGATTGAAT ACCCCTTTGTGATCCAGTACATAGGAGGCTGTGAGTTGCATTCTGGGAAGTCCATAGGAAGCTTTTTGAGGGGAGCTTTAGGAGGACTGGATTTCGCGAGCATTAAGAATCATTCATGTGCACCTGCCCCAGAGGGCGGCAGCAGGGCGCAGCAGTTCTGTGCATTCGCCTCTCAGTACAAAGGCATCCAGGGTATCATAGAGACGCTCCTCTCAGACACCTGCCCTCGGTTTCTCCTTGGTGTCCTCGATGCAGGGAAGGCCGAACTACAGAGGCAAG TGAAGCCCGAGGCCTGGCTGTCCAGTGACCCCAGTCCTGGGCCTGGCCGTCTGCTGCTGGTGTGCCATGTCTCAGGATTCTACCCGAAACCTGTGTGGGTGATGTGGATGAGGGGCGAGCAGAAGCAGTCTGGCACTCGGCAAGGTGATACTGTGCCCAATGCTGATGGGACATGGTATCTCCGAGTAACCCTGGATGTGACGGCTGGGGAGGAGACTGGCCTGAGTTGCCGAGTGAAGCACAGCAGTCTAGGAGACCAGGACATCATCGTCTACTGGG GTCACCCCACCTCTGTCAGCTTGATATTTTTGGCAATATTAGTGCCCTCCTTGGTCCTTTTGATATGTCTTGCATTACGGTTTTTGAGGCGCAG GTCCTTTCAGAGTATCTCATGA